A window from Citrus sinensis cultivar Valencia sweet orange chromosome 5, DVS_A1.0, whole genome shotgun sequence encodes these proteins:
- the LOC127902212 gene encoding ubiquitin C-terminal hydrolase 12-like gives MANDNGKRSLPPADYIFKIKSFNLLADLTVDRFESGVFVSGGYYWRLVFYPKGNESSDHLSLYLKIDESNSYSNAAWSVNVYYRLFVYDQIRKDYLAVQDAKSPVRTFDQHTSEWGFGKFLTLAEFNQHLKGYLLNNTCTFGAEVHVIKPTDTDGTLSKEDSLAVIRERGIDCGCNQFVGCLFTAFIKSIKTLIIDRVPCLGILLNLE, from the exons ATGGCTAACGATAACG GAAAAAGGAGTCTTCCTCCAGCTGActacatatttaaaataaaatcattcaaTCTACTAGCAGACTTAACAGTGGATAGATTTGAATCTGGTGTTTTCGTATCCGGAGGCTACTATTG GAGATTGGTTTTTTACCCAAAGGGGAACGAGAGCAGCGatcatctttctctttacCTGAAAATAGATGAAAGCAATTCTTATTCTAATGCTGCTTGGAGTGTTAATGTCTACTACAGATTGTTTGTTTATGATCAGATTAGGAAGGATTACTTGGCAGTCCAAGATGCTAAATCTCCAGTGAGGACCTTTGATCAGCATACCAGTGAATGGGGCTTCGGCAAATTTCTTACCCTAGCAGAATTTAATCAACATTTAAAAGGGTACCTTCTTAATAATACATGTACATTTGGTGCTGAGGTTCATGTTATTAAACCTACCGACACTGACGGAACTCTTTCCAAGGAAGACTCCCTTGCTGTTATTAGAGAAAGAGGAATTGATTGTGGTTGCAACCAATTCGTTGGTTGCTTATTCACTGCTTtcatcaaatcaattaaaactCTTATTATCGATCGTGTACCCTGTTTAGGTATCCTCCTGAATTTGGAATAA